AAACGGGCGAGACGTACTGGTGGATTCTGCCTTATGTCAGAACTGACCTCTTTAGCGCCGTATTAAAAGATTTTGCCGAGCATTTTGGGGTGGGTCAACACAAGCGCATCGTGCTGTCGTTCGATCAAGCGGGATGGCACATGAGTGACAAGTTGGAGGTACCCGAGGGGATCCATGTGATGCCCATGCCGCCGTACTCACCCGAGTTACAACCGGCC
The sequence above is a segment of the Leptolyngbya sp. CCY15150 genome. Coding sequences within it:
- a CDS encoding transposase; translation: MPYVRTDLFSAVLKDFAEHFGVGQHKRIVLSFDQAGWHMSDKLEVPEGIHVMPMPPYSPELQPAERLWPLVNEVLANQVFESIESVEDLVYQRCQRLLQQQDLIR